In Stenotrophomonas sp. ESTM1D_MKCIP4_1, a single genomic region encodes these proteins:
- a CDS encoding CusA/CzcA family heavy metal efflux RND transporter, with product MLERIIAGAIAHRWLMLALTLVLVLVGSWSFTRLPIDATPDITNVQVQVNTAAPGYSPLESEQRITYAVETAMAGLPKLDHVRSLSRYGLSQVTVVFKDGTDLYFARQQVAERLQQVRSQIPAGLDPQLGPIATGLGEIFMYTIDADPKARKSDGTPYTATDLRTLQDWVIRPQLRNVPGVTEVNTIGGFQRQVHITPDPARLRALGFTLEEVAAAVEANNQNVGAGYIERNGQQFLVRIPGQVADLQEIGNIVLDRREGVPIHVHDVAEVADGPELRSGAATQNGHEVVMGTVVMLVGANSREVAQAAAARLQQAQASLPKGVTVTASYDRTALVDRTIQTVARNLLEGALLVIVVLFVLLGNVRAALITAAVIPLAMLFTLTGMARGGVSANLMSLGALDFGLIVDGAVIIIENCLRRFGERQHALGRDMTVAERFAETASATAEVIRPSLFGLGIITAVYLPIFALTGVEGKMFHPMAITVVLALTGAMLLCLTFVPAAIAMFLGGRVQEKENRLMAWLRRRYQPLLAFTLRRGRWVAAAAVVLVVGCGVLATRLGSEFVPSLDEGDVAMHAMRIPGTSLAQSVQMQVQIERRLLQVPEVAKVFSKIGTPEVASDPMPPSVADTFIMMKPRSQWPDPRKPRATLLAELEKTAEQLPGNNYEFTQPIQMRMNELISGVRADVAVMLYGDDLDTLRQVGQRLQKVVSAVPGAADVRLEETSGLPLLTVLPDRQKLAGYGLNPGQVQSTVSAAVGGQVAGQLFEGDRRFDIVVRLPEKLRQDPAALADLPISLETALAGGNADELSRGQATGSGMARTVPLRELARIENTEGPNQINRDNGKRRIVVTANVRDRDLGSFVADLQQAVQGKVELPAGYWVDYGGSFQQLISASQRLAVVVPVTLVLIFALLFWAFGSGRDAAIVFTGVPLALTGGVLALALRGLPLSISAGVGFIALSGVAVLNGLVMISFVRHLREQGRPLADAVREGALGRLRPVLMTALVASLGFVPMAFNVGAGSEVQRPLATVVIGGIVSSTLLTLLVLPVLYRWLHRRDA from the coding sequence GTGCTGGAACGCATCATCGCCGGAGCCATCGCGCACCGCTGGCTGATGCTGGCGCTCACCCTGGTGCTGGTGCTGGTGGGCAGCTGGAGCTTCACCCGGCTGCCGATCGACGCCACGCCGGACATCACCAACGTGCAGGTGCAGGTGAACACCGCTGCACCGGGCTATTCACCGCTGGAAAGCGAACAGCGCATCACCTATGCGGTGGAAACCGCGATGGCGGGCCTGCCGAAGCTGGACCACGTGCGTTCGCTCTCGCGCTATGGCCTGTCGCAGGTCACGGTCGTGTTCAAGGATGGCACCGACCTCTACTTCGCCCGCCAACAGGTGGCCGAGCGCCTGCAGCAGGTGCGTTCGCAGATTCCGGCCGGGCTCGACCCGCAGCTGGGGCCGATCGCCACCGGCCTGGGCGAGATCTTCATGTACACCATCGATGCCGACCCCAAGGCGCGCAAGTCCGATGGCACGCCTTACACCGCCACCGACCTGCGTACGCTGCAGGACTGGGTGATCCGCCCGCAGCTGCGCAACGTGCCGGGTGTCACCGAGGTCAATACCATCGGTGGCTTCCAGCGCCAGGTGCACATCACCCCCGATCCGGCACGGCTGCGTGCGCTGGGCTTCACTCTGGAAGAGGTGGCTGCCGCGGTCGAAGCCAACAACCAGAACGTCGGCGCCGGTTACATCGAGCGCAATGGCCAGCAGTTCCTGGTGCGCATTCCCGGCCAGGTGGCCGATCTGCAGGAGATCGGCAACATCGTGCTGGACCGCCGCGAAGGCGTGCCGATCCACGTGCATGACGTGGCCGAGGTAGCAGATGGGCCCGAACTGCGCAGTGGCGCGGCCACGCAGAACGGCCATGAAGTGGTGATGGGTACGGTGGTGATGCTGGTCGGCGCCAACAGCCGTGAGGTGGCGCAGGCCGCGGCGGCCCGGCTGCAGCAGGCACAGGCCAGCCTGCCCAAGGGTGTGACCGTCACCGCCAGCTACGACCGCACTGCGCTGGTGGACCGCACCATCCAGACCGTCGCCCGCAACCTGCTGGAAGGCGCGCTGCTGGTGATCGTGGTGCTGTTCGTGCTGCTCGGCAATGTACGCGCGGCATTGATCACGGCAGCGGTCATTCCCCTGGCGATGCTGTTCACGCTCACCGGCATGGCGCGCGGTGGCGTGTCGGCCAATCTGATGAGCCTGGGCGCGCTCGACTTCGGCCTCATCGTCGATGGCGCGGTGATCATCATCGAGAACTGCCTGCGCCGGTTCGGCGAACGCCAGCACGCACTGGGGCGTGACATGACGGTGGCCGAACGTTTCGCCGAAACCGCCAGTGCCACCGCCGAGGTGATCCGGCCCAGCCTGTTCGGCCTGGGCATCATCACCGCGGTGTACCTGCCGATCTTCGCGCTGACCGGCGTGGAAGGGAAAATGTTCCACCCGATGGCGATCACCGTGGTGCTCGCGCTGACCGGAGCGATGCTGCTGTGCCTGACCTTCGTACCCGCCGCCATCGCGATGTTCCTCGGCGGCCGCGTGCAGGAAAAGGAAAACCGCCTGATGGCGTGGCTGCGCCGGCGCTACCAGCCGCTGTTGGCGTTCACTCTGCGCCGCGGGCGCTGGGTGGCCGCCGCTGCGGTGGTGCTGGTGGTCGGCTGCGGTGTGCTGGCCACGCGGCTGGGCAGTGAATTCGTGCCCAGCCTGGATGAAGGCGATGTGGCCATGCATGCCATGCGCATCCCCGGTACCAGCCTGGCGCAGTCGGTGCAGATGCAGGTGCAGATCGAACGCCGCCTGCTGCAGGTACCGGAAGTGGCCAAGGTCTTTTCCAAGATCGGCACGCCGGAAGTGGCATCCGACCCGATGCCACCCTCGGTGGCCGATACCTTCATCATGATGAAGCCCCGCAGCCAGTGGCCGGACCCGCGCAAGCCACGGGCCACGCTGCTGGCCGAACTGGAAAAGACCGCCGAACAGCTGCCGGGCAACAACTACGAGTTCACCCAACCGATCCAGATGCGCATGAACGAGCTCATTTCCGGCGTGCGCGCGGATGTGGCGGTGATGCTCTACGGCGATGACCTGGACACGCTGCGGCAGGTCGGCCAGCGCCTGCAGAAGGTGGTGTCGGCCGTGCCCGGTGCGGCCGATGTGCGGCTGGAGGAAACCAGCGGCCTGCCGCTGCTGACCGTGCTGCCGGACCGGCAGAAGCTGGCCGGCTACGGGCTCAACCCTGGCCAGGTACAGTCCACCGTGTCCGCGGCCGTCGGCGGCCAGGTGGCCGGGCAGCTGTTCGAGGGTGACCGCCGCTTCGACATCGTGGTGCGCTTGCCGGAAAAGCTGCGGCAGGATCCGGCAGCCCTGGCCGACCTGCCCATTTCGCTGGAAACCGCGTTGGCTGGAGGCAATGCCGATGAACTCAGCCGTGGCCAGGCCACCGGCAGTGGCATGGCCCGCACGGTGCCGCTGCGCGAACTGGCGCGCATCGAGAACACCGAAGGCCCGAACCAGATCAACCGCGATAACGGCAAGCGCCGCATCGTGGTCACCGCCAATGTCCGCGACCGTGACCTGGGCAGCTTCGTGGCCGACCTGCAGCAGGCGGTACAGGGCAAGGTCGAGCTGCCGGCCGGCTACTGGGTCGACTATGGCGGCAGCTTCCAGCAGCTGATTTCGGCCAGCCAGCGCCTGGCGGTGGTGGTGCCGGTCACGCTGGTGCTGATCTTCGCGCTGCTGTTCTGGGCCTTTGGTTCCGGTCGCGATGCAGCCATCGTGTTCACCGGCGTGCCGCTGGCGCTGACCGGTGGCGTGCTGGCTCTGGCCCTGCGTGGCCTGCCGCTGTCGATCTCGGCGGGCGTGGGCTTCATCGCGTTGTCCGGCGTGGCAGTATTGAACGGCCTGGTGATGATCAGCTTCGTGCGCCACCTGCGCGAACAAGGCCGACCGTTGGCCGATGCTGTCCGCGAAGGTGCGCTGGGCCGGCTGCGGCCGGTGCTGATGACTGCGCTGGTGGCCTCTCTCGGCTTCGTACCGATGGCCTTCAATGTCGGCGCCGGTTCGGAAGTGCAGCGCCCGCTGGCCACGGTGGTGATCGGCGGCATCGTGTCTTCCACGCTGCTCACCCTGCTGGTGTTGCCCGTGCTGTACCGCTGGCTGCACCGCAGGGATGCCTGA
- a CDS encoding efflux RND transporter periplasmic adaptor subunit — translation MKASNTLIRLLAVSLLLAALTACGAKAPPASAAADGHDHADGEAHKDEDAAEHTTITAAQATEAGIMSAAAGPGTIADEHDVQGLLAPVDGRTAQVTARFPGPVRALRANVGDRVRAGQPLASIDSNLSLTTYSVAAPISGVVLSRLVQVGSVAGEGQVLFEIGDLSQLWVDLHIFGADTQHITAGVPVTVTRMTDGVSQTTTLERVLPGTATASQSTVARASVDNRDGLWRPGAAVRARIVVASTPADIVVPLTALQTLDGKDVVFVRDGDTYTARPVTLGARDAGQVAVNAGLRAGEQVVVEQSYTVKADIGKAGASHEH, via the coding sequence ATGAAGGCCTCCAATACCCTGATCCGCCTGCTTGCCGTGTCCCTGCTGCTGGCGGCGTTGACCGCGTGTGGCGCCAAAGCACCGCCGGCATCGGCCGCCGCCGATGGCCACGATCATGCCGACGGTGAAGCCCACAAGGACGAAGACGCCGCCGAGCACACCACCATCACCGCCGCGCAGGCCACGGAAGCGGGCATCATGAGCGCCGCCGCAGGCCCCGGCACCATTGCCGACGAGCACGACGTGCAGGGCCTGCTCGCACCCGTGGATGGCCGCACTGCGCAGGTCACCGCCCGCTTCCCCGGCCCGGTGCGTGCGCTGCGCGCCAACGTCGGCGACCGCGTGCGTGCCGGCCAGCCGCTGGCCAGCATCGACAGCAACCTCAGCCTGACCACCTACAGCGTAGCCGCCCCGATCAGTGGCGTTGTGCTGTCGCGCCTGGTGCAGGTGGGGTCGGTGGCGGGAGAAGGCCAGGTGCTGTTCGAGATCGGCGACCTGTCGCAGCTGTGGGTGGACCTGCACATCTTCGGTGCCGACACCCAGCACATCACTGCCGGTGTACCGGTCACCGTCACCCGCATGACCGATGGGGTCAGCCAGACCACCACGCTCGAACGCGTGCTGCCCGGTACCGCCACCGCCAGCCAGAGCACGGTGGCGCGGGCCAGCGTGGACAACCGCGATGGCCTGTGGCGCCCGGGTGCGGCGGTGCGTGCGCGCATCGTGGTGGCCAGTACCCCGGCCGACATCGTGGTGCCGTTGACGGCGCTGCAGACGCTGGATGGCAAGGACGTGGTGTTCGTCCGCGACGGCGATACCTACACCGCTCGCCCGGTCACGCTGGGTGCACGCGACGCCGGCCAGGTCGCGGTGAATGCCGGGCTGCGCGCAGGTGAGCAGGTGGTGGTCGAACAGAGCTATACGGTGAAGGCCGATATCGGCAAGGCGGGGGCCAGCCATGAACACTGA
- a CDS encoding TolC family protein: MWIRLAAFAALAIAPCVHAQAPSSLDPLTLDAAVDRVARTHPDLRLPTLQRQAAQARLDGAGLKPALVFGVDIENALGTGANRGFDATETTVTLAGVLERGGKLDARRAVAQANLDALAPQREITRLDLLAETARRYLAITAAKARYRVALDDIEQRRRAVAAARLRLQAGASPASTLMTAQAALAQAELDRDRAGQAGQAARMALAALWNAREVDFEAVTGDPMQLPALQPFQALATLLAQTPELAVIANEARVREAQLQLARSQQRSDVSWQLGVRHQRESGDNAFVGGFSLPLGSARRAEPEIRAAQAELAMSAVEREARALQLYATLAEAHGRYVTARLEVQRMGSDVLPQLQKAEKAAETAWRAGAISYLEWAQLQAMRIEARQRQLDAALSAQTALIEIQRLSGQPLLAIPAEGTQP; encoded by the coding sequence ATGTGGATCCGCCTGGCCGCCTTCGCGGCCCTGGCGATCGCGCCGTGCGTGCACGCACAGGCGCCATCGTCGCTTGACCCGTTGACCCTGGACGCGGCCGTCGACCGCGTTGCCCGCACCCATCCCGACCTGCGCCTGCCCACGCTGCAGCGCCAGGCCGCACAGGCGCGCCTCGACGGCGCCGGCCTCAAACCCGCGCTGGTGTTCGGCGTGGACATCGAGAATGCGCTGGGTACCGGCGCCAACCGCGGTTTCGATGCCACCGAAACGACGGTGACCTTGGCCGGTGTGCTTGAGCGTGGCGGCAAGCTTGATGCCCGCCGCGCGGTGGCCCAGGCCAACCTCGATGCACTGGCCCCCCAGCGCGAGATCACCCGCCTGGACCTGCTGGCCGAGACCGCGCGCCGCTACCTGGCCATTACCGCAGCCAAGGCGCGATACCGCGTTGCGCTGGACGACATCGAGCAGCGTCGCCGCGCGGTGGCCGCCGCGCGCCTGCGCCTGCAGGCCGGTGCTTCGCCGGCCTCGACGCTGATGACCGCGCAGGCGGCCCTGGCCCAGGCCGAGCTGGACCGCGACCGCGCCGGGCAGGCCGGGCAAGCGGCACGCATGGCCCTCGCCGCGCTGTGGAATGCACGCGAGGTGGACTTCGAGGCGGTGACCGGCGACCCGATGCAGCTGCCGGCCCTGCAACCGTTCCAGGCCTTGGCCACGCTGCTGGCGCAGACGCCGGAACTGGCGGTGATCGCCAACGAGGCGCGCGTGCGTGAGGCACAGCTGCAACTGGCGCGCAGCCAGCAGCGCAGCGATGTGTCGTGGCAGCTGGGGGTACGCCACCAGCGCGAAAGCGGCGACAACGCTTTCGTGGGCGGGTTCAGCCTGCCGCTGGGCAGTGCCCGCCGCGCCGAACCCGAGATCCGCGCAGCGCAGGCCGAACTGGCCATGAGCGCGGTGGAACGCGAGGCCCGCGCCCTGCAGTTGTACGCCACCTTGGCCGAAGCGCATGGCCGCTACGTCACCGCGCGGCTTGAGGTGCAGCGCATGGGCAGCGACGTGCTGCCGCAGCTGCAGAAAGCCGAGAAGGCCGCCGAAACCGCCTGGCGTGCCGGGGCCATCAGCTACCTGGAATGGGCACAGCTGCAGGCCATGCGTATCGAGGCACGCCAGCGCCAGCTTGATGCCGCCCTGTCGGCACAGACCGCCCTGATCGAAATCCAGCGCCTGAGCGGGCAGCCGCTGCTGGCCATCCCTGCCGAAGGAACCCAGCCATGA
- a CDS encoding DUF885 family protein, producing the protein MKTRLAVALLIALSAPALALAAAPAAAPASMATESAADTAFRALYEKEWKWRQEGGGEASEDEDAPANATRMPDVGPAAQLARLKVWDETLAGLKKVDAKALSPDNQVNYAIYRDQVFNLAEAVRLRTYEMPFNSDSSFWSNLSFMARREMKTAQDYRNYIARLNDVPRYFGQQTDNMRAGLKRGFSVPRAVLDGREVSIATVAELKDPTGSPLYAPFKKLPASIPAAEQAALREQAVAAIGGKVVPAFQQLRTFFVSEYVPQARTTLAAEVMPDGKAFYKQQIHEYTTLDLSPDEIHRIGLGEVARIQKEMNDIIQQVQFKGSFAEFLTFLRTDPQFYAKTPEELLSRAAWISKRADGQLGKFMTLPRARFTIVPVPPDIAPFWTAGRGGMGTYWVNTYNLPSRPLYNLPALTLHESDPGHALQGAIAAEQKNLPEFRRNAYISAYGEGWALYCEKLGVEMGIYETPYEDFGRLTYEMWRAARLVIDTGVHSKGWTREQAIAYLRDHTALSEHEVTTEVDRYISWPGQALSYKLGEIAIVRLRAQAEKELGDGFDIKAFHDVILKQGSVPLPVLEQQIQAYIAERKKA; encoded by the coding sequence GTGAAAACCCGCCTTGCCGTTGCTCTGCTGATTGCCCTGTCCGCCCCTGCGCTCGCCCTCGCCGCCGCGCCTGCTGCCGCACCGGCCAGCATGGCCACCGAATCGGCTGCCGATACCGCCTTCCGCGCGTTGTATGAGAAGGAATGGAAGTGGCGCCAGGAGGGCGGCGGTGAAGCCAGTGAGGACGAGGACGCGCCGGCCAACGCGACCCGCATGCCCGATGTGGGTCCGGCTGCGCAGCTGGCCCGCCTGAAGGTATGGGACGAGACCCTGGCCGGGCTGAAAAAGGTCGACGCCAAGGCCCTGTCGCCCGACAACCAAGTGAACTACGCGATCTACCGCGACCAGGTGTTCAACCTGGCCGAAGCCGTGCGCCTTCGCACCTACGAGATGCCGTTCAATTCGGACTCCTCATTCTGGTCCAACCTGTCCTTCATGGCCCGGCGTGAGATGAAGACCGCGCAGGACTACCGCAACTACATTGCCCGCCTGAATGATGTGCCGCGTTATTTCGGCCAACAGACCGACAACATGCGCGCCGGCCTCAAGCGTGGCTTCAGCGTGCCGCGTGCGGTGCTGGACGGCCGCGAAGTGTCCATCGCCACCGTGGCTGAGCTGAAGGACCCGACCGGGTCGCCGCTGTACGCGCCGTTCAAGAAGCTGCCCGCCAGCATCCCGGCCGCCGAACAGGCCGCGCTGCGCGAGCAGGCGGTTGCGGCGATCGGCGGCAAGGTCGTGCCGGCGTTCCAGCAGCTGCGCACGTTCTTCGTCAGCGAATACGTGCCGCAGGCGCGCACCACCCTGGCCGCCGAAGTCATGCCCGATGGCAAGGCCTTCTACAAGCAGCAGATCCACGAGTACACCACGCTGGACCTGTCGCCCGATGAGATCCACCGCATCGGCCTGGGTGAAGTGGCGCGCATCCAGAAGGAAATGAACGACATCATCCAGCAGGTGCAGTTCAAGGGCAGCTTCGCCGAGTTCCTGACCTTCCTGCGCACCGATCCGCAGTTCTACGCCAAGACGCCGGAAGAGCTGCTGTCGCGTGCCGCATGGATCTCCAAGCGTGCCGACGGCCAGCTCGGCAAGTTCATGACGCTGCCGCGCGCGCGCTTCACCATCGTGCCGGTGCCGCCGGACATCGCGCCGTTCTGGACCGCCGGCCGTGGCGGCATGGGCACCTACTGGGTGAACACCTACAACCTGCCGTCGCGCCCGCTGTACAACCTGCCGGCACTGACCCTGCATGAATCCGACCCGGGCCACGCGCTGCAGGGCGCGATCGCCGCAGAGCAGAAGAACCTGCCCGAGTTCCGCCGCAACGCCTACATCTCCGCCTATGGCGAAGGCTGGGCGCTGTACTGCGAGAAGCTGGGCGTGGAAATGGGCATCTACGAAACGCCGTACGAAGATTTCGGCCGCCTCACCTACGAGATGTGGCGTGCCGCGCGCCTGGTCATCGATACCGGTGTGCACAGCAAGGGCTGGACCCGCGAGCAGGCCATCGCCTACCTGCGCGACCACACCGCGCTGAGCGAACACGAAGTCACCACCGAAGTAGACCGTTACATTTCCTGGCCCGGCCAGGCGCTGAGCTACAAGCTGGGCGAGATCGCCATCGTGCGCCTGCGCGCGCAGGCCGAGAAGGAACTGGGTGATGGGTTCGACATCAAGGCCTTCCACGATGTGATCCTGAAGCAGGGCTCGGTGCCGCTGCCGGTGCTGGAACAGCAGATCCAGGCCTACATCGCCGAGCGGAAGAAGGCCTGA
- a CDS encoding lipid-A-disaccharide synthase N-terminal domain-containing protein: protein MELHWLDQPLTWLYWTGLHVTGWKVIGYTGALMFGGRWLVQFVASKRAGKPVIPRLFWYMSVVGSLMTLSYFLFSAKQDSVGVLQNLFPAFTALYSLHLDIKHRGWKRDRASH, encoded by the coding sequence ATGGAGTTGCACTGGCTCGACCAGCCGTTGACCTGGCTGTACTGGACCGGCCTGCATGTGACCGGCTGGAAGGTGATCGGCTACACCGGTGCGCTCATGTTCGGTGGCCGCTGGCTGGTGCAGTTCGTCGCCTCCAAGCGCGCCGGGAAACCGGTCATCCCGCGCCTGTTCTGGTACATGAGCGTGGTCGGCAGCCTGATGACGCTGAGCTACTTCCTGTTCTCGGCCAAGCAGGATTCGGTGGGCGTGCTGCAGAACCTGTTCCCGGCGTTCACTGCCCTGTACAGCCTGCACCTGGACATCAAGCACCGGGGCTGGAAGCGGGACCGGGCCAGCCATTGA